From Chloracidobacterium thermophilum B:
AGGACGCTCTCGCTCCCCAAACTCCTCGTCTTCACTGAGCACCGCGGCCTGCTGAACTACCTGGCCGCCAGGATTCGCAGGCTGCTCAGCGGCGAAGAAGCCAGGGCAATGTCCACGTGTGGTGTCAAGCGTGCAGAGCGCCGCAAGGCACGGGAACTGTTCCGCAACAATCCAGCAGTGGGTTTGCTTGTTGCCATCGGCGCCGCCAGCGAAGGCGTACACCTGCAGAACGCCAACCTGATGGTCAACTAAGACTTGCCCGCTACGTGCGGCAGCTTTTTACCAGCGAGCCGGACTGGGCCGTGACAGCTCAACCTCGACATAAAAGCCCTGCTTGCGCGTACTACACTGCCCACGTAAGGTAAGGCGCTCCTTACAGCCTTACCTCAATCCCTGGAGTGCTCCCGATGATTGCCATCGCTAAAATCACTGCCAAAGGCCAGACTACAATTCCGGCCGCGATCCGGGCGCACTTACACGTCGGACCTGGCGATCTGCCAGCCTGGGAGATCGTTGCCGACGGCGAAGTACGGGTGCGTCGGGTTTGCCCCCTCGGTCTGGAATACCTCAAGGCCGTCGAGGGCACGCTCTCGGAATGGTCGGGCGAGACAGACAAGGAGAACTACCGTGAACTATGAGCCGGGGCAGGTGGTTCGCGTGCCATTTCCGTTCACCAACCGCGAAGCCACAAAAATCGCCCGGTGCTGGTCATGTCGGCAACCGCTTTCAACCGTGCAAGCGGCTGCCTTGTACTTGCGATGATTACCTCGGCTCAGAATCCCCCGTGGCCGTTTGACTGCCCCATCAGCGACCTCACTAGCGCGGGTTTACCCACGCCTTCGTCGGTGGTATGCGCCAAACTGTTCACGCTCGATGTTCGCTTGGTGCGCGGCGTGCTCGGCTATCTGGCAGAGGCTGATTGCAGCCAGCTTGGGCAGTTCTTATATCCCGAGTGCTGGACCTTACCCCATGACATCCATCAAAACCCGGAAAAAACTCATCGAAGTCGCGCTACCACTGGATAAAATCAACGAAGCTGCCGCGCGCGAAAAGTCCATCCGTCACGGACACCCCAGCACCCTGCACCTGTGGTGGGCGCGCCGTCCGCTGGCGGCGGCCCGGGCCGTCATCTTCGCCCAGATGGTGGATGATCCCGCCAGTGTGCCGGAGGAGTTTCCCACGCCGGAAGCGCAGGAGAGGGAACGCCAGCGCCTCTTTCGCCTGCTTGAGCAGCTTGTGCAGTGGGAAAACACCACGAACGAGGAGGTGCTCGAAAGCGCCCGGCGCGAAATCCGCCGGAGTTGGGCGCGGCACTGCCTTGGCGCAGCGGCCGCACGCCTCTCCGACGACGAAATTGTGGCTGCGATCAACGCGGGCAGGATGCCTGCGCTCCCAGGTTTTCACGATCCCTTCGCCGGCGGGGGCGCACTGCCTCTGGAAGCGCAGCGGCTGGGGCTGGAAACCTACGCCAGCGATCTCAACCCCGTGGCTGTCACCATCAACAAGGCCATGATTGAAATCCCGCCGCGCTTTGCCGGATACGAACCTGTCGGGCCGTTGCCGCCGGGGGAAAGGCAAGCCACGCTGCACGCGGACTGGTCGGGGGCAAAGGGACTGGCCGAAGACGTACGGCGGTACGGGGCGTGGATGCGCGCCGAGGCTGAAAAGCGCATCGGGCATCTTTACCCAAGGGTCAAGGTGACGTCAGAGATGGCCGCTGACCGCCCTGACCTCAAACCGCTCGTTGGCCAAAAGCTCACCGTGATTGCCTGGTTGTGGGCGCGGACGGTCAAAAGCCCCAATCCGGCTTTTGCGGATGTGGATGTGCCGCTGGTTTCCACCTTCATCCTCTCCAGCAAGGCGGGCAAGGAAGCGTACGTCGAGCCAATTATCCTGGGAGGGCGGGCGTCTCGCCCGCCACAAGTCGCGGGCGAGACGCCCGCCCTCCCAGGGACGCCCGCGCTCCCAGGGTATTACTTTACTGTCAAAGTGGGTAAGCCGCCGGAAAGCGCGAAGAACGGCACGAAGCTTGCGCGCGGGGCGAATTTTCGGTGTCTGGTGTCTGGTGCGCCAATCGGCGACGCCTACATCAAAGCCGAGAGTCTGGCAGGTAGAATGGGAGAACGGCTGATGGCCATCGTCGCCGAAGGGCCACGTGGGCGCGTCTATCTGCCTCCTACCGAAGAACACGAGAGGATTGCCCGTTCAGCGCAACCGCTGTGGAAGCCCGATCAGCCGATGAACCGCGATACGCGCGATCTGGTCAGTGGCCGTGGCTATGGCTTTTTCACGTGGGCCGACCTCTTCACCCCCCGCCAGCTCGTGGCGCTGACGACGTTTTCCGATCTGGTGGCCGAGGCCATCGAGAAATGCCGCCGGGATGCTATAGCGGCTGGGTTGCCTGACGACGGTGTGGGATTGGATGCCAGTGGGACCGGTGCCCTCGCCTACGCGCAGGCAGTGGGAGTGTACTTGGCATTTGCCGTGGATAAAGGTGCAAACTACTGGTCGTCTCTTTGTTCCTGGCACTCAGGCCGTGACACAGTGACAAGTACCTTTGGTCGTCAAGCTTTACCAATGGTTTGGGACTTTGCCGAGGCGAATCCTTTCAGCAATTCCTCTGGGAACCTTCTCAGCGGCTGTGAGCAGGCAGCAAAACTTCTCACCAACCTCAAGAGCCCTTCCAATGGCTTGGCCCTCCAATCGGAAGCTCAATCTCAAACCGTCTCGCACAACAAGATTATTTCCACTGACCCGCCGTACTACGACAACATTGCCTACGCCGACCTCTCGGACTTCTTCTACGTCTGGCTGCGGCGGATGCTCAAGCCCATCTTTCCTGGTCTCTACGCGACACTGGCCACACCCAAGACTGAGGAACTGGTCGCTACACCGTGCCGCCACGGCAGTCGGGAAAAGGCCGAAACCTTCTTTCTGGAAGGGATGACGCAGGCGCTGGAAAACCTCGCACGGCAGGCGCACCCGGCTTTTCCGATAACCATCTACTACGCCTTCAAGCAGAGCGAAACCGAAAGCGACGGCACGACGAGTCCCGGCTGGGAGACTTTTCTGGAAGCTGTCCTCCGCGCCGGCCTGGCCATCACGGGGACATGGCCGATGCGCACCGAATACACGGGCAATCTCAAGAAAGCTACCAATGCCCTTGCCTCCAGCATTGTGCTCGTTTGCCGCAAGCGCGCAGCCGACGCACCGGTGATCACCCGCCGCGAGTTTCTACGCGAACTCAATGCGACGCTGCCCGAAGCCATGGAGGAGATGATCAACCCTGGGGGCGCGGGCGTCTCGCCCGCATCAGGAAACAGCCAGGATGGCCGCGCTCTTCGGCATTCACCTGTGACACCGGTGGATTTGTCGCAGGCGATCATCGGCTCCGGCATGGCGATCTTCTCGCGGTATGCGCAGGTGCTGGAGGCCGACGGCACGCCCATGACGGTGCGCACCGCGCTGCAACTCATCAACCGCTTTCTCACCGAGGACGACTTCGACTATGACACGCAATTTTGCCTGCACTGGTTCGAGCAGCACGGCTGGGCTACGGGCAAATTTGGCGAGGCGGACGTACTTGCCCGCGCCAAGGCGACGAGTGTAGATGGACTACGAGAGGCTGGGCTGGTGGCGGCGGGCAAAGGCGAAGTACGCCTGCTCAGGTGGCCGGAGTTACCTGCCAAGTGGTCGCCCAAAACTGACTCGTGCGCCTCGGTCTGGGAGGCGCTGCATCAACTGATCCGCGCCCTCAATCAGGGTGGGGAATCGGCTGCTGGGGCCCTGCTGGCGCGTATGCCGTCCCGTGCTGAACCCATCCGTGCCTTGGCCTACCGGCTCTACACCCTGTGCGAGCGCCGGGGTTGGGCCGACGACGCGCGTCCCTACAACGAGTTGGTGGCAGCGTGGAGCGGCATCGAGCAGGTGGCTGGAGCGGCCAGGGTGGCGTATTCGCAGATGAAGCTGGATGTTTGACCAGACAGGACGAGCTTGCACGCGCGAACAGACACATTGGCGGCTCTCAGCGCACGCTCGTGGAAGTTCGACTTCAACCCCCACGCGCGCTTTAACTGATACGTACCGGGCGAACAATGGAAAAGTGAAACGCTTTTGGGCCGGTGTCTGGAGTACTGACGGAAGGACGACTTGCGGCGTGCCGTGAAGGAGCACTGCTGGGTGCTGGGGTGCGAGAATGCCGAGTTTGAAGCGTAAACAAGGGGGCTGGGGCCGTCAGGGACGGGAGTGTTCACAAGCTGCACCCCACGGATGCCCCTCAGACAGAAGCGAAAAAACCCGCAAGACGCGGAGTCTGGAACGGTTCGCCGGCAGGATGCGTCGGAACGTAGCGCGAGTGTCTTTTCAAATCAGATTCTCATGATGGAGATGGAGGGAGTCGAACCCTCGTCCGCGAACCTTCGGTGCCGGAGACTACGTGCGTAGTCGCTTCCGTCGTTTCTCGTACCCCGGCTGCCGGAACAGCGACCTGAAGCCGCCGGGATACCAGCCCAGTGCTATCTCGCGGCGACGCCCCAGGCGTAACGTCGCCGCCAGCTCGTGAAGGTCACGCCCGCTTCATTCGGCACGAGCCACCAAATGAGCAGACGGCTCAGCAGTGATTAGGCTGCGAGAGCGAGTTCCTGCGTTTCGGCAGGTAATTGTTTCCACGCTTTTTGACGAGCGGCATGGACGCCCGGCACGCCTCACGTGCACCTCATAATGTCCACGTCGAAACCGTGTCATCCCCATATTCTCAAAGAGCCATGTGCTGCCCGGCAGCACGG
This genomic window contains:
- a CDS encoding helicase-related protein, coding for MRGEALYCRLQNLGAQASSPPAGRTLSLPKLLVFTEHRGLLNYLAARIRRLLSGEEARAMSTCGVKRAERRKARELFRNNPAVGLLVAIGAASEGVHLQNANLMVN
- a CDS encoding AbrB/MazE/SpoVT family DNA-binding domain-containing protein, whose amino-acid sequence is MIAIAKITAKGQTTIPAAIRAHLHVGPGDLPAWEIVADGEVRVRRVCPLGLEYLKAVEGTLSEWSGETDKENYREL
- a CDS encoding type II toxin-antitoxin system PemK/MazF family toxin; its protein translation is MSVHQPRSHKNRPVLVMSATAFNRASGCLVLAMITSAQNPPWPFDCPISDLTSAGLPTPSSVVCAKLFTLDVRLVRGVLGYLAEADCSQLGQFLYPECWTLPHDIHQNPEKTHRSRATTG
- a CDS encoding DUF1156 domain-containing protein, whose protein sequence is MTSIKTRKKLIEVALPLDKINEAAAREKSIRHGHPSTLHLWWARRPLAAARAVIFAQMVDDPASVPEEFPTPEAQERERQRLFRLLEQLVQWENTTNEEVLESARREIRRSWARHCLGAAAARLSDDEIVAAINAGRMPALPGFHDPFAGGGALPLEAQRLGLETYASDLNPVAVTINKAMIEIPPRFAGYEPVGPLPPGERQATLHADWSGAKGLAEDVRRYGAWMRAEAEKRIGHLYPRVKVTSEMAADRPDLKPLVGQKLTVIAWLWARTVKSPNPAFADVDVPLVSTFILSSKAGKEAYVEPIILGGRASRPPQVAGETPALPGTPALPGYYFTVKVGKPPESAKNGTKLARGANFRCLVSGAPIGDAYIKAESLAGRMGERLMAIVAEGPRGRVYLPPTEEHERIARSAQPLWKPDQPMNRDTRDLVSGRGYGFFTWADLFTPRQLVALTTFSDLVAEAIEKCRRDAIAAGLPDDGVGLDASGTGALAYAQAVGVYLAFAVDKGANYWSSLCSWHSGRDTVTSTFGRQALPMVWDFAEANPFSNSSGNLLSGCEQAAKLLTNLKSPSNGLALQSEAQSQTVSHNKIISTDPPYYDNIAYADLSDFFYVWLRRMLKPIFPGLYATLATPKTEELVATPCRHGSREKAETFFLEGMTQALENLARQAHPAFPITIYYAFKQSETESDGTTSPGWETFLEAVLRAGLAITGTWPMRTEYTGNLKKATNALASSIVLVCRKRAADAPVITRREFLRELNATLPEAMEEMINPGGAGVSPASGNSQDGRALRHSPVTPVDLSQAIIGSGMAIFSRYAQVLEADGTPMTVRTALQLINRFLTEDDFDYDTQFCLHWFEQHGWATGKFGEADVLARAKATSVDGLREAGLVAAGKGEVRLLRWPELPAKWSPKTDSCASVWEALHQLIRALNQGGESAAGALLARMPSRAEPIRALAYRLYTLCERRGWADDARPYNELVAAWSGIEQVAGAARVAYSQMKLDV